The genomic interval GGGCGCTACGGCGGCACGGTCGACATCAGGCTCGGCGGCGTGCCGCTGCAGCGGGCGCTGGACAGCGGCGACATCCCGGACGCGCGGCCGGTGCCGGTGACCATCGCGGTCGACGCCGGGCCGATCTTCCGCTTCGGCGCGGTGCGCATCGAGACGCGCGGCGCGGCCGCCGGCGCGATCTCGACCGATCCGGCCTTCTGGGGCCTGGCGCCGGGCGCCGCAGCCGATTCGGTCAAGATCCTCGACGCCGAGCGGCAGATCGTCACCCTGCTGCGCGGGCGCGGCTATCCCAAGGCGCGCATCGCCGAACGGGTCATCGTCGCCGACCACGCCAGCAACACGCTGGACGTGACGCTCTCGGCCACCGCCGGCGAGCAGGCACGCTTCGGCCCAGTGGCGGTCGCCGGCACCGAGGTGACCGATCCCGACTTCGTCGCCGTGCAGGCGATGATCCCGGAGGGCGAGACCTACGACCCGGAGGTGCTGGCGCGAGCGCAGAAGCGGCTCAACGACCTCGGCATCTTCGCCAGCGTGCGCTTCGTCGAGGGCGACACGGTCGGCCCCGACGGCCGGCTGCCGATCACCATCGAGGTGAGCGAGCGCAAGCGACACGTGATCGGCGCCGGCGCGACCTGGTCGAGCACGGAAGGCATCGGGCTGGAAGCCTACTGGCGGCGGCGCAACCTGTTCGGACGCGGCGAGCTGCTGAGCGTCGAGGGCTCGGTCGGGCGCCTCGGCAACACCGAGCTGGGCGACATGGAATATGCCGGCCGGATCGCCTTCGAGAAGCCGGGCGTGTTCGGCCCGCTGACGCGCTTCACGACGAGCCTCGGCGCCAAGCAGGAAACCCCGGACGCCTACACCAGCCGCTCGGTGACCGCCGACGCCTACCTGCGGCGCGAGTTCACCGACCAGATCAGGGGCCGCGCCGGCGTCGAGGCCTATTACGCCGACGAGCAGGACGTCTACGGCAACCATACTTACTTCTTGGTCGGCGTGCCGGGCGAACTGAGCTTCGACAGCCGCGACGACCCGCTCAACCCGACCGAGGGCGTGTTCGCCAGCCTGTTCGGCGAGCCGGCCTACGACATCCGCGGCAAGAGCAACATGCTGTTCCTCAAGGGCACGGCCTCGACCTATGCGGCGCTCGACGACGCCGCGCGCTTCGTGCTGGCCGGCAAGGCGAGCGTCGGCAGCATCCTCGGCGCCAGCATCCAGGACGTGCCGGCCAGCCGGCGCTTCATCGCCGGCGGCGGCGGCTCGATCCGCGGCTATGCCTACCGCAACGTCGGGCCGCGGCTGAACGGCGAGGTCACCGGCGGGCTGAGCCTGATCGAACTGTCCGGCGAGGTGCGCGTCAAGGCGACCGAGACCATCGGGATCGTCGGCTTCGTCGACGCGGGCAACGCCTATGCCGACAGCGTGCCCGACCTGTCGCGGCCGCTGAAGATCGGCGTCGGCGCCGGATTGCGCTATTTCACGCCCATCGGCCCCTTGCGTCTCGACGTCGCGGTCCCACTTTCTCCCGAGAAGGACGATCCCGACTTCGCCCTCTATGTCGGCTTGAGCCAGGCCTTTTGAGAACAGTGCATCCCCTGCGACGGGTCCTGAAGGGGCTCGCCTATACCGCTCTTGCCCTCGGCGCGAGCGTCGTCGCGCTCGGCGCGCTGCTGCCGACGCCGCTCGGCGGCATCGTGATCGAGCGCATCGTCAACGCGGCGCTCGAAGGCGACGGCGGCCGGACGACCGTGTCCGGCGTCGGAATCGGCTGGACGGGCGACCTGCGCGTCGACGCGGTGACGGTCGCCGACGCGGCCGGGCCGTGGCTGACGCTCGCCGACCTGCGGCTCGACTGGCGGCCGTCGCGGCTTCTCGCCGGCGAAGCCTTCGTCGACACGCTGACGGCCGGCGCCGTCCATGTCGCGCGCCGGCCGGTGGCTGCCGCCGACGGGAACGACGGCGCCGATCGCTCCGAAGGTTCCCTGTCCCTGCCGGTGCCGCGCCTGCGGCTCGAGCGGCTCGCCGTCGCGGAGATCCGGCTAGCGGCGCCGGTGGCGGGCACGCCGCTGACGCTCACCGCCAGCGGGTCGGCGCGGATCGACGACGATCCGCAGATCGTGCGGGCCACGCTCGACATCCGGCGCGCCGACGGCACCGCCGGGACGATCGGCGCCCGGATCGACTTCGCGCCCGGCGACGGCCGGCTCGGCTTCGACCTCGACGTGTCCGAGCCGCGCGGCGGATTGGTGGCTCGGCTGATGGAGATCCCCGACCTGCCCGCCCTCGACATCCGGCTCGCGGGCGACGGGCCGCTGGACGACTGGGGCGCCGATCTGACGGTCGCGCTGGACGGACGGCAGACCGTGACCGGCACGGCCCGGCTCGGCACGGACGGCGCGGGGCGGATGCTGTCGGTCGATCTCGACGGCGACCTCGCCCCCCTCGCCCCGCCGGTCGCCGCGGCATTCCTGCTCGGCTCCACCGAGCTGAAGGGCGAAGCCCGGCTCAACGCCAGCTTCGAGTTCCTGTCCGGCAGACTATCGCTGACGACGCAGACGGTGCGCCTCGACGCCGACGGCGGCCTCGATCCGCTGAGCCAGCAGCTTTCGGGCAAGGGCACGCTGTCCGTCGGCGCCGGCGGCGGCGCGCTGATCGCGCTCGACATCGACGGCCGGCGCGTCGCCTTCGGCGCGGTGAGCGCGGAGCTGACGCTCTCCGGCGCACTGAGCAAGGCCAACTGGACGCTGGCGGCGACGGCGACGCAGCTGTCGGGCCCCGAGGGCGCGGTCGAGCGGCTGACGCTCGACGCGTCAGGCAGCGGCGCGGACCTGCGCGCCGAGCATCTGACCAGCCCGCTGCGCGCGCGCCTGGCGCTTGCCGGCGTCGCCGCCGCCGATGGACGCTTGGCGGCACTCGCCGGCGACACGCTGCTGACGCTCGCCGGCCGCATCGACGGGGCGCAGGCAGCGGCGACGATCGAGGCGGCGGAGCTGAGCGCGCCGGCCGGGCGCCTGGTGCTGACGGAAGCCCACTACGCCGGCGATGCCGCCTCGGCCCGCGGCCGGATCGACCTCGCCGACCTTGGCGCGCTGTCCGCCCTGGCCGGCCGGCCGCTCGGCGGCACGCTCACGGGCGCCTTCGCGGCGACCGGCAGGCCCGCAACCGCAAGCGGCACGCTGGCGGTGTCGCTCGAAGGGCGCGACCTCAAGACCGGCAGCGCCGAGGCGGATCGCCTGCTTGCCGGCACGGTGACGGCCGAGGCGACGGCGGACCGCGCGGAGGACGGCACCCTGCGCGTCACCGGCCTGTCGCTGACCGGTCCGGGCCTCGCGCTCGCCGGCGATGCCGCACTCGCGGCCGGGAGCCTGGAGGCCGAGGTGCAGGGCCGGCTGAGCGGCCTGCACCGGCTCGACCCGCGGCTGGAGGGCGAGATCGCGCTGAACGCGTCGGCGCGCGGCCCGTTCGCGGCAGCAGAGGTGGCGCTCGAGGCGCGCTCCGACCGGCTGGTGCTGACCGGCACGCCGGTCGAGGCGGTGACGCTCACGATCTCTGGCACCGCCTCGCCGGAGGCGCCGGCGGGAACGCTTGCGCTTGCTGGGACGATGAACGGCGCGCCGCTGACGGCCAGCGCGGATCTCGTGTCCGAAAACGGCGGCGCCCGGATCGACCGCCTGGAGGCGCGCGCGGGCGGCAACCGAATCGCGGGCTCGGCCGAGATCGGCGACCTGGACCGAGCGCTGGAGACGCTGACCGGCAGGGTTTCGGTCGACGCGCCGCAGCTCGCCGACCTGTCGCCGCTGGTGCTGACGCCGATCACCGGACGGCTGAACGCCGAGGTCTCGCTCGCCGCCGAAGCCGGCTTGCCGCGGCTGCGCGTCACGGCGAACGGCGCGGACCTGTCGGTGCCGGGCGCCGATGTCGCCGGCCTGACGGCCGAGGCCAGCGTGCTCGACCCGTTCGGCGTGCCGCGGGCAAACGGCACGCTGGGGGCTTCCGGCGTCAGGGCCGGGGGAACCGCGCTCGACACGGTGGCGCTGGAAGCAAGCAGCGACGGGATGCGGACCGACTTCACGCTCGACGCCCGGCTGCCGTCGGCGGGCGGACGCGACGGGCTGGCCGGAGCGGGCACGCTGACCGCCGCCGACGGCGGCTTCGACCTTGCCGTCACGCGGCTCGACGGCGCCTATGCCGGGCTCACGACCGCGCTGGCGCAGCCGGCCCGGTTCACCTATCGCGGCGAGGTTCTGCACGTCGATGCGCTGGCGCTTGCGCTCGGCAGCGGCACGCTGACCGTGACGGGCACGGCGGGCGAGCGACTCGACCTGACGGCGCGGGTCGCCGACGTCCCGCTGGCGCTCGCCAATGCGGTGGCGCCCGGGCTCGGGCTCGGCGGCAGCGCGAGCGGCACGGTGACGGCGAGCGGCGCGGCCGGCGCCCCGGTCGCGACCTGGAACCTGTCCGTCACGGGCCTGTCGGCGTCGGCGACCGCCGGCCTCGGCCTGCCCGCGCTCGGCCTGGCGAGCAGCGGGCGGTTGTCCGGAAACCGCATCGACCAGACCACGACGGCAAGCGGGCCGGACGGCACGACGCTGACGGCCAAGGGCACGGTCGGGCTCGAGGGGGCGCGAGCGCTCGACCTAGCGCTCGATGGCACGGTGCCGCTGGCGCTGGCGCGGCGGACGCTGACCGAAGCGGGTTTCCGCGGCGAGGGCGCGATGCGCGTGACCGGCCGCGTCGGCGGGACGGTCGCCGCGCCGCGTCCTGCGCTGACGGCGGTGCCGAGCGGCGTGCGCGTGACCGAACTGTCGTCCGGGCTGACGCTGCAGGACGTGACGGGCAGCATCGACATCGACGGCGAGCGGATCGTGCTCAACGGGCTGAAGGCGGCGGTGGCGGGCGGCGGCACGCTGTCGGTCAGCGGCAGCGTCGGCCTTGGCGGCGACATGGCCGCCGACATCCGCGCGCTGGTCGACAAAGGCCGCTACAGCGACGGGCGCGTCGTCACCGCCGTGGCCGACGCCGACATCCGCATCAGCGGGCCGCTGGCGGGCAGCCGCACCGGCGCGCTGATGTCGGGAACCGTCAGCGTCGAACGGGCCGACATCGCCATTCCCGAGACCCTGCCGGGCGGCGTGTCGCCGGTCGCGGTGCAGCACGTCAACGCGCCGGCGGCGGTGCGCGCACAGATGGCGGAGCTGCGCGCCGACGGCGGCGGCGGCAGCGGCGGTACCGGCGAGGCGCCGATGCGGCTCGACGTGACCGTGAATGCCCCGGGGCGGATCTTCGTGCGCGGCCGCGGCGTCGACGCGGAACTGTCCGGCAGCCTGCGGGTGGTCGGCACGACGGCCGAGCCGCAGGCGATCGGTGCCTTCACACTCAGGCGCGGCCAGCTCGACGTGCTGACCCGGCGGCTGGCCTTCTCGCGCGGCAGCGCCACCTTCTCCGGCTCGCTGACGCCGGAGCTCGACTTCCTGGCGACGACCAGCGCCGGCACGACGACGGTCAACGTGACGGTGACCGGCAGCGCGGCCGATCCGGTGGTGGCGCTGACCTCGGTGCCGAGCCTGCCGCAGGACGAGATCCTGGCGCAGCTGCTGTTCGACCGGAGCATGAGCACGCTGTCGCCGACGCAGCTTGCCCAGCTCGCCGCCGCAGTGGCGACGCTGACCGGCGGCAGCGACCGCGGACCGCTGGCGCAGCTGCGCCGGTCGCTCGGCCTCGACGCCATCGACGTCAACGCGGCGGTCGAGGGCGGCCCCTCGGTGGCGGTCGGCAAGTACATCAACGACAACATCTATCTCGGCGTCGAACAGGGCACGGGCCGCGATTCCAGCCGGGTGACGGTCGACATCGACATCACCAAAGGGCTGAAGATGCGCGGCGAGGTCGGCGCGGATGGCTCGTCCAAGGCCGGCATCTTCTACGAGCGGGAATACTGAGCCCGATCGCACCGGCGCGCGGATGCGACACGATCGTGGCCCAAGCGCGACATCGGCGCGACATCGGCGCGACAGCGGCCACGCACAGGACCCGCCCGCGGTTGCCCACCCCTGCGCGCCCGTGCAAGGCTTGCCGCCACGACCAGAGCCAGGAGGAGACGCCGCAATGACCATGCAGGGTTCGAGTATCTTCGCGCCGCTCCGGGGCGGCGGGCCGGAGCGCACGCTGGGCGAACGGATCTGCCTTGCCCGCGACGCCGCGGGACTGTCGACGGCGCAGCTCGCCCGCCGGCTCGGCGTGCGCACGGCCACGCTGCAGGCGTGGGAAAGCGACCGCGCGGAACCGCGCTCAAACCGGCTGGTGCTGCTCGCCGGCGTCCTCGGGGTCAGCCCGACCTGGCTGCTGGTCGGGCGCGGCGACGGCCCGATGGAGCCGGACGAGACGGCGGTCGCAACGGCCGGGCTGAGAGCGGACCTCCTCGCCATGCGCGCGCAGGCGCAGGCCCTGACCGACCAGATCGACTCCGCACTCGGCCGGCTCGAGGTCCTCGGCGACGCCTGAGCGTCCGCCTGTGTCAGCCGTTCGGGCAGGCGGCGAGCGCGCGGATCTCGGCGAGGATCGGCGCGGGCACCGCGACGCCTTCAGCCCGCGCCCGGGCGCGGGCGGCAAGCCGACTGCTGCCGGGCAGGCGGGCGCCGGGCTCGGTCTCGACGGCGGCGACCAGGGCGGCGATGCGCTCGCCATAGGCGCCGGCGGAGGTCAGGCCCGGATCGATGGCGATAATCGTCTGGCCGAGGTTCGGCGGCGCGCCGTCTCCGGAAAACAGGCTGGAGGCCTCGAAGGCGAGGCTGGCGCCGACCAGCGCGGCAGCCATGACCTCGACCATCATGGCGAGCGCCGCACCCTTGGCCTCGCCGATCGGGATCATGGTGCCGGCCATGGCCGCGGAGGCGTCGGTGGTCGGGTTGCCGTCGGCATCGAGCGCCCAGCCTTCGGGGATCGTCCGGCCGGCCTTCTCGGCGGCCATGATCTTGCCCTTGGCGACGCGCGAGACGGCGAGATCGATGACCAGCGGCGCATGGCCGGGGTCGACCGAGGCGGCGACCGGGGCGGCGAAGGCGATCGGATTGGTGCCGAACAGCGGCGTCCGCCCGCCCCAGGGCGCGATCGACTTCGGCGCGTTGCCGAACACGAAGGCGACCAGGCCCTGCTCAGCAAGTCTCTCGCAATGGGCGCCGGCCTGGCCGAAATGATGCGAGCGGCGGACGGCAGCGATGGCGATGCCGAGCGCGCGGGCCTTGGCCGGCAGGACGGCGAGCGCGAGATCGAGCGCCGGATAGGCGAAGCCAAGGCCGGCGTCGACGCGCAGCAGCGCCGGCGTGACGTCCTCCAGCGCCGGCCTGGCGAAGCCGTCGACCTTGCCCGACCGGCTCTGGGCGGCATAGGAGGGCACGCGCGACAAGCCGTGGCCGGACTGGCCGTCGGCCTCCGCGGCGACAAGGGCGCGGGCGACGCAGGCGGCGTTGTCGGGCGCCGTACGGTTGGCGACCAGCGCGGCGACGACGAGGTCGTGCGCCTGCGTCAGGGACAGGGTTTCGGTCTCGGCCATGGAACAATCCGTCATGGGGAGGGCTGCGGGTGCGGCGGCGCATAGCACGCCCGGGCGGACTTGGCGAGAGGCCCTACCGCTTGAGCCGCGCCGCGCGGCATGCGAGATCTGGGCGGCGGATTCACTGGGACGGATATTATTTAACGTGTTAAGTAGTATCCATCGCGCCGGCGGTGCTTCTCGGCGGTGCTTCGGCCTGCCGCATGGCCAGGCCGGCGTTCCGGCGGCACCCTTAAGACGGGCCGGCCGGGCCGGGTCAAGCAGACGAACAGGAACAGCGGGAGACAGTCATGAGACTTGATGCGAAGCTGATGAAGCAGGCGGTCCATATCGCCGGCAGCTGGACCGGCGCCGACAGCGGCGCCACCATCGAGGTCAACAATCCGGCCACCGGCGAGGTCATCGGCACGGTGCCGCGCTGCGGGCGAACCGAGACGGCGCGCGCGATCGACGCCGCGGCGGCGGCATTCAAGGACTGGAAGGCGAAGACGGCGGAGGAACGCGCCACGCTGATGCACCGGCTCGCCGACGAGATCATGGCCGAACTCGACGGCCTGGCGGAACTGCTGACCACCGAGATGGGCAAGCCGCTGGCCGAGGCCAAGGGCGAGATCACGCTCAGCGCCAAATACATCCGCTTCCTCGCCGAGGAGGGCAAGCGCATCTACGGCGACATCATCCCCTCTCCCTGGGCGGGCAAGAAGATCCTGGTCACCAAGGAGCCGGTCGGCGTGGTCGGCGCCATCACCCCGTGGAACTTCCCCAACTCGATGATCGCGCGCAAGCTCGGCGCGGCGCTCGCCGCCGGCTGCACCATGGTGATCAAGCCGGCGAGCCAGACGCCCTATTCGGGCCTCGTCTACGGCGTGCTGGCCGAGCGGGCCGGCATCCCGGCCGGCGTCATCAACGTCGTCACCGGCTCGGCCGGCGAGATCGCCGACGAGATGTGCGAGAACCCGCTGCTGCGCAAGATCACCTTCACCGGCTCGACCGAGGTCGGCAAGAAGCTCGCTTCCAACGCCACGCGGCACATGAAGAAGATCTCGATGGAACTCGGCGGCAACGCGCCGTTCATCGTCTTCGACGACGCCGACCTCGATGCCGCGGTGGCCGGGGCGATCGCCTCGAAGTTCCGCAACTCGGGCCAGACCTGCGTGTGCGCCAACCGGCTCTACGTGCAGGCCGGCGTCTACGACGCCTTCGCCGAGAAGCTGAAGGCGGCGATCGAGGCGCAGCTCAAGGTCGGCGACGGCCGCGCCGCCGGCACGACCCAGGGTCCGCTGATCGACGAAAAGGCGATCGCCAAGGTCGAGGAGCACATCGCCGACGCGCTGGCCAAGGGCGGCCGGGTGCTGACCGGCGGCGAGCGCGCCGGCAACGTCGGCTCGTTCTTCAAACCGACCCTGGTCGCCGACGCCACCGCCGCCATGAAGGTGGCGCGCGAGGAGACCTTCGGCCCGCTGGCGCCGCTGTTCCGCTTCGAGACCGAGGAGGAGGCGGTCGCGGCCGCCAACGCGACCGAATACGGCCTCGCCTGCTACTTCTACAGCCAGAACCTCGGCCGGGTGTTCCGCGTCATGGAGCGGCTGGAATACGGCCTCGTCGGCGTCAACGAGGGCATCATCACCACCGAGGTGGCCCCGTTCGGCGGCGTCAAGGACAGCGGCATGGGCAACGAGGGCTCCAAGTACGGTCTCGACGACTACCTGAACATCAAATACGCCTGCGTCGGCGGCCTGGGCATGTGACAGCCGATCCCGCGGATCGCGACGCGCCTCGCCTGTCGCGGTCCGCCGGGACCCGCGCAGCCGCATGCCGCATCAGGCGGCGGCCTGCATCCTGCGGGCGATGTCGGCCGCGCCCTGCGGCCGGCCGAAGTAGTAGCCCTGGCCGACATCGCAGCCGAGTTCGCGCAGCCGGTCGACCTGTGCCGGCGTCTCGACACCTTCGACCACGACCGTCATGCCGAAGCTGTCGGCCAGATCCACGATGCTGCGCACGATCGCGACACTGCCTGGATCAGTGCAAATCCCATCGACAAAGCACTTGTCGATCTTGATCTTGCCCAGCGGAAAGCGCGGGATGTAGCCGAGCGAGGAATAGCCGGTGCCGAAATCGTCGAGGGCGAAGCTGCAGCCGAGGCCGGTCAGCGCCTCGACGGCCTCGCGGATCGGCCGGTCGTCGCCCATGAACAGGGTTTCCACGATTTCCAGATCGAGCCGTTCGGCAGCGAACGGGCCGCCATCGAGGGCGCCGTGGACCGCCGACACGAGATCCCCGCGCAGAAACTGAACCGGCGACACGTTGACCGCCAGGCGGATCGGCTGCGGCCAGGCGGCGGCATCGCGACAGGCCTGGTTCAGCACCCAGGTGCCGAGACTTTCGATCAGGCCGCTTTCCTCGGCGATCGGGATGAATTCGGCCGGCGAAATCGGCCCGTGTACCGGATGCTCCCAACGCAGCAGGGCTTCCGCGCCATAAAGCGCGCCGTCCGACAGGCGGATCTGCGGCTGGTAGGCGACCCGCAACTGGC from Polymorphum gilvum SL003B-26A1 carries:
- a CDS encoding autotransporter assembly complex protein TamA; protein product: MRLPSFRSGRPLAGRPRRPAPTGAARRTGGVCADGPHSGGASSGGFSAAGLYARAPHAVVLALALATWSASAQGFELFGFTLFGAETPAETVPDALPYAPTLTLAGGDDDLKALLEETSLLVGETDNPPSGEAGLISRALNDLDRLVARLYTAGRYGGTVDIRLGGVPLQRALDSGDIPDARPVPVTIAVDAGPIFRFGAVRIETRGAAAGAISTDPAFWGLAPGAAADSVKILDAERQIVTLLRGRGYPKARIAERVIVADHASNTLDVTLSATAGEQARFGPVAVAGTEVTDPDFVAVQAMIPEGETYDPEVLARAQKRLNDLGIFASVRFVEGDTVGPDGRLPITIEVSERKRHVIGAGATWSSTEGIGLEAYWRRRNLFGRGELLSVEGSVGRLGNTELGDMEYAGRIAFEKPGVFGPLTRFTTSLGAKQETPDAYTSRSVTADAYLRREFTDQIRGRAGVEAYYADEQDVYGNHTYFLVGVPGELSFDSRDDPLNPTEGVFASLFGEPAYDIRGKSNMLFLKGTASTYAALDDAARFVLAGKASVGSILGASIQDVPASRRFIAGGGGSIRGYAYRNVGPRLNGEVTGGLSLIELSGEVRVKATETIGIVGFVDAGNAYADSVPDLSRPLKIGVGAGLRYFTPIGPLRLDVAVPLSPEKDDPDFALYVGLSQAF
- a CDS encoding translocation/assembly module TamB domain-containing protein; this translates as MHPLRRVLKGLAYTALALGASVVALGALLPTPLGGIVIERIVNAALEGDGGRTTVSGVGIGWTGDLRVDAVTVADAAGPWLTLADLRLDWRPSRLLAGEAFVDTLTAGAVHVARRPVAAADGNDGADRSEGSLSLPVPRLRLERLAVAEIRLAAPVAGTPLTLTASGSARIDDDPQIVRATLDIRRADGTAGTIGARIDFAPGDGRLGFDLDVSEPRGGLVARLMEIPDLPALDIRLAGDGPLDDWGADLTVALDGRQTVTGTARLGTDGAGRMLSVDLDGDLAPLAPPVAAAFLLGSTELKGEARLNASFEFLSGRLSLTTQTVRLDADGGLDPLSQQLSGKGTLSVGAGGGALIALDIDGRRVAFGAVSAELTLSGALSKANWTLAATATQLSGPEGAVERLTLDASGSGADLRAEHLTSPLRARLALAGVAAADGRLAALAGDTLLTLAGRIDGAQAAATIEAAELSAPAGRLVLTEAHYAGDAASARGRIDLADLGALSALAGRPLGGTLTGAFAATGRPATASGTLAVSLEGRDLKTGSAEADRLLAGTVTAEATADRAEDGTLRVTGLSLTGPGLALAGDAALAAGSLEAEVQGRLSGLHRLDPRLEGEIALNASARGPFAAAEVALEARSDRLVLTGTPVEAVTLTISGTASPEAPAGTLALAGTMNGAPLTASADLVSENGGARIDRLEARAGGNRIAGSAEIGDLDRALETLTGRVSVDAPQLADLSPLVLTPITGRLNAEVSLAAEAGLPRLRVTANGADLSVPGADVAGLTAEASVLDPFGVPRANGTLGASGVRAGGTALDTVALEASSDGMRTDFTLDARLPSAGGRDGLAGAGTLTAADGGFDLAVTRLDGAYAGLTTALAQPARFTYRGEVLHVDALALALGSGTLTVTGTAGERLDLTARVADVPLALANAVAPGLGLGGSASGTVTASGAAGAPVATWNLSVTGLSASATAGLGLPALGLASSGRLSGNRIDQTTTASGPDGTTLTAKGTVGLEGARALDLALDGTVPLALARRTLTEAGFRGEGAMRVTGRVGGTVAAPRPALTAVPSGVRVTELSSGLTLQDVTGSIDIDGERIVLNGLKAAVAGGGTLSVSGSVGLGGDMAADIRALVDKGRYSDGRVVTAVADADIRISGPLAGSRTGALMSGTVSVERADIAIPETLPGGVSPVAVQHVNAPAAVRAQMAELRADGGGGSGGTGEAPMRLDVTVNAPGRIFVRGRGVDAELSGSLRVVGTTAEPQAIGAFTLRRGQLDVLTRRLAFSRGSATFSGSLTPELDFLATTSAGTTTVNVTVTGSAADPVVALTSVPSLPQDEILAQLLFDRSMSTLSPTQLAQLAAAVATLTGGSDRGPLAQLRRSLGLDAIDVNAAVEGGPSVAVGKYINDNIYLGVEQGTGRDSSRVTVDIDITKGLKMRGEVGADGSSKAGIFYEREY
- a CDS encoding helix-turn-helix domain-containing protein, producing the protein MTMQGSSIFAPLRGGGPERTLGERICLARDAAGLSTAQLARRLGVRTATLQAWESDRAEPRSNRLVLLAGVLGVSPTWLLVGRGDGPMEPDETAVATAGLRADLLAMRAQAQALTDQIDSALGRLEVLGDA
- a CDS encoding Ldh family oxidoreductase, with the protein product MAETETLSLTQAHDLVVAALVANRTAPDNAACVARALVAAEADGQSGHGLSRVPSYAAQSRSGKVDGFARPALEDVTPALLRVDAGLGFAYPALDLALAVLPAKARALGIAIAAVRRSHHFGQAGAHCERLAEQGLVAFVFGNAPKSIAPWGGRTPLFGTNPIAFAAPVAASVDPGHAPLVIDLAVSRVAKGKIMAAEKAGRTIPEGWALDADGNPTTDASAAMAGTMIPIGEAKGAALAMMVEVMAAALVGASLAFEASSLFSGDGAPPNLGQTIIAIDPGLTSAGAYGERIAALVAAVETEPGARLPGSSRLAARARARAEGVAVPAPILAEIRALAACPNG
- a CDS encoding NAD-dependent succinate-semialdehyde dehydrogenase, with product MRLDAKLMKQAVHIAGSWTGADSGATIEVNNPATGEVIGTVPRCGRTETARAIDAAAAAFKDWKAKTAEERATLMHRLADEIMAELDGLAELLTTEMGKPLAEAKGEITLSAKYIRFLAEEGKRIYGDIIPSPWAGKKILVTKEPVGVVGAITPWNFPNSMIARKLGAALAAGCTMVIKPASQTPYSGLVYGVLAERAGIPAGVINVVTGSAGEIADEMCENPLLRKITFTGSTEVGKKLASNATRHMKKISMELGGNAPFIVFDDADLDAAVAGAIASKFRNSGQTCVCANRLYVQAGVYDAFAEKLKAAIEAQLKVGDGRAAGTTQGPLIDEKAIAKVEEHIADALAKGGRVLTGGERAGNVGSFFKPTLVADATAAMKVAREETFGPLAPLFRFETEEEAVAAANATEYGLACYFYSQNLGRVFRVMERLEYGLVGVNEGIITTEVAPFGGVKDSGMGNEGSKYGLDDYLNIKYACVGGLGM